The Sinomicrobium kalidii genome contains a region encoding:
- the gcvP gene encoding aminomethyl-transferring glycine dehydrogenase has product MRTDSFAVRHIGPREGNLDKMLNVIGVESLDQLIYETIPDDIRLKKDLDLPRALSENEFLYHIQKLAARNKMFKSYIGLGYHETFTPSVIKRNVLESPGWYTAYTPYQAEISQGRLEALLNFQTMICDLTGMPLANASLLDEGTAAAEAMAMLFELRSREQKKAGVVRFFVSEEILPQTLSILKTRAVPLGVELVVGDHKTFDFTEDFFGTMLQYPGKYGQVFDYREFVSKAGENNIKVAVAADILSLVMLTPPGELGVDVVVGTTQRFGIPMGYGGPHAAYFATREEYKRNVPGRIIGVTKDVNGNRALRMALQTREQHIKRDRATSNICTAQVLLAVMAGMYSVYHGPEGLKYIGSKVHHSAVTLSRVLQQLGYEQTNASYFDTLVLKGNAARVREVAENNEINFLYIDNNTISVAINEATSIDDLNDIIAIFAEAAGKEAVTLNALDKTTVIPETLQRTSAFLENEVFNAYHSETALMRYLRKLERKDLSLNHSMISLGSCTMKLNAASEMLPVSMAQWANIHPFVPVEQVEGYQEVLRELEQQLNVITGFAGTSLQPNSGAQGEFAGLMVIRAYHEANGNTNRNICLIPASAHGTNPASAVMAGMKVVVTKTDEKGNIDINDLREKAEKHKDNLAALMVTYPSTHGVFESSIKEITKIAHDNGGQVYMDGANMNAQVGLTNPATIGADVCHLNLHKTFSIPHGGGGPGVGPICVAEHLVKFLPSSPVIKTGGENAITAISAAPWGSALVCLISYAYIKMLGVNGLTDATKYAILNANYIKNRLSGHFDVLYTGERGRAAHEMIVDCRPFKKNGIEVTDIAKRLMDYGFHSPTVSFPVAGTLMIEPTESENMEELDRFCDAMIAIRKEIDKVTADDADNLLKNAPHTLEMVTADEWHFPYTRKEAAYPLSYIAENKFWPSVRRVDDAYGDRNLMCTCAPIEAYAEAE; this is encoded by the coding sequence ATGAGAACAGATTCCTTTGCAGTACGCCACATTGGCCCGAGAGAGGGAAACCTCGATAAAATGCTGAATGTCATCGGAGTGGAAAGCCTCGATCAGTTAATATACGAAACCATTCCGGACGATATCCGTTTAAAAAAAGATCTCGATCTCCCACGAGCCCTGAGTGAAAACGAGTTTCTTTACCACATCCAGAAACTCGCTGCCAGGAACAAGATGTTCAAATCATATATCGGACTGGGATACCACGAAACCTTCACCCCTTCCGTAATAAAAAGAAACGTACTGGAGAGCCCGGGATGGTATACTGCGTATACACCCTACCAGGCAGAAATTTCCCAGGGAAGGCTGGAGGCATTGCTCAATTTCCAGACCATGATCTGCGACCTTACCGGAATGCCGCTTGCCAATGCCTCCCTGCTCGACGAAGGTACGGCTGCAGCCGAAGCCATGGCCATGCTCTTTGAACTCCGTTCCAGGGAGCAGAAAAAAGCAGGGGTCGTCAGGTTTTTTGTATCGGAAGAAATTCTGCCGCAAACCTTGTCCATCCTGAAAACAAGAGCCGTTCCTCTCGGTGTGGAACTGGTTGTCGGCGATCATAAAACGTTCGATTTCACTGAAGATTTCTTCGGTACCATGCTGCAATATCCCGGAAAATACGGACAGGTATTCGATTACAGGGAATTTGTTTCCAAAGCCGGAGAAAACAATATCAAGGTGGCCGTAGCTGCCGATATTCTCAGCCTTGTGATGCTCACCCCTCCGGGCGAATTAGGGGTTGATGTGGTTGTGGGTACCACGCAGCGCTTCGGCATACCGATGGGCTACGGCGGGCCTCATGCCGCTTATTTTGCCACCAGGGAAGAATACAAAAGAAACGTCCCCGGAAGAATTATAGGGGTCACCAAGGATGTCAACGGCAACCGTGCCCTCCGGATGGCTTTACAAACCCGCGAACAACACATCAAAAGAGACAGGGCCACTTCCAATATCTGTACTGCACAGGTACTTCTCGCCGTTATGGCCGGAATGTACTCCGTATACCACGGACCGGAAGGCCTCAAATACATTGGCAGCAAAGTACACCATTCGGCTGTTACACTCTCCCGTGTATTGCAGCAACTGGGATACGAACAGACCAACGCATCCTATTTTGACACACTGGTCCTTAAAGGTAATGCCGCCAGGGTACGTGAGGTCGCAGAGAATAACGAGATCAACTTTTTATATATTGATAACAACACCATATCTGTAGCCATAAACGAAGCCACCTCAATAGATGACCTGAACGATATCATCGCAATTTTTGCGGAGGCAGCAGGCAAAGAGGCTGTTACGCTGAACGCACTGGACAAAACAACTGTTATACCGGAAACGTTACAGCGAACATCGGCTTTCCTTGAAAACGAAGTCTTCAATGCCTATCATTCCGAAACCGCATTGATGCGTTATCTCAGGAAACTCGAACGAAAAGACCTTTCGCTCAACCACTCCATGATATCCCTCGGGTCCTGTACCATGAAGCTGAACGCAGCTTCCGAAATGCTTCCCGTAAGTATGGCACAATGGGCCAACATCCATCCTTTTGTTCCCGTGGAGCAGGTAGAAGGCTATCAGGAAGTACTTCGCGAACTCGAGCAACAGCTCAATGTTATTACCGGGTTTGCCGGAACATCCCTGCAACCCAACTCCGGTGCACAAGGTGAATTTGCCGGACTTATGGTGATTCGTGCCTATCACGAAGCCAACGGAAACACCAACAGGAACATTTGTCTTATTCCCGCCTCTGCACATGGTACCAATCCCGCTTCGGCAGTGATGGCCGGAATGAAAGTGGTGGTCACCAAAACCGATGAAAAAGGTAATATTGATATTAACGACCTTCGCGAAAAGGCTGAAAAGCACAAAGACAATCTCGCCGCACTTATGGTTACCTACCCTTCTACACACGGGGTATTCGAATCTTCCATAAAAGAGATCACCAAAATAGCACATGACAACGGCGGACAGGTATACATGGACGGCGCCAACATGAATGCCCAGGTAGGACTTACGAATCCAGCTACCATCGGGGCCGATGTATGCCATCTGAACCTGCACAAAACCTTCTCCATCCCCCACGGTGGCGGCGGTCCCGGAGTAGGCCCCATTTGTGTGGCAGAACATCTGGTAAAATTCTTACCGTCCAGTCCCGTAATAAAGACCGGCGGGGAAAACGCCATAACCGCTATTTCCGCAGCGCCCTGGGGTAGCGCCCTCGTATGCCTTATTTCTTATGCATACATTAAAATGCTGGGCGTTAACGGCCTTACAGACGCTACCAAATATGCCATTCTTAATGCCAATTATATTAAAAACAGGCTTAGCGGACATTTTGATGTGCTCTATACAGGCGAAAGAGGAAGAGCCGCCCACGAAATGATCGTGGATTGCAGGCCTTTCAAGAAAAACGGTATAGAGGTGACCGATATTGCCAAGCGTTTAATGGATTACGGATTCCATTCCCCTACCGTATCGTTCCCCGTGGCAGGCACATTGATGATAGAGCCCACGGAGAGTGAGAATATGGAAGAACTCGACCGTTTTTGCGATGCCATGATCGCTATCCGAAAGGAGATCGATAAAGTTACGGCAGACGATGCCGACAATCTGTTGAAAAACGCTCCGCACACCCTGGAAATGGTTACCGCGGACGAGTGGCACTTCCCATACACCAGAAAAGAAGCTGCTTACCCGTTGAGTTACATCGCAGAAAACAAATTCTGGCCTTCCGTAAGGCGGGTAGATGACGCCTATGGCGATCGTAATTTAATGTGTACATGCGCACCGATAGAAGCATATGCAGAAGCAGAATAA
- a CDS encoding rhodanese-like domain-containing protein produces the protein MKYLLLIFCCLFGFSARGQVREVDITTMSKKDLPGKFLVDVRTPEEFAEGHIQGALNLDYSASGFVGQWKGIDRETPVYLYCRTGKRSAKASEILDSLGFEKIYNLKGGYLAWDKAQKKKARNK, from the coding sequence ATGAAATATTTGCTGCTAATCTTTTGCTGCCTGTTCGGTTTTAGTGCCCGGGGACAGGTGAGGGAAGTGGACATTACCACGATGAGTAAAAAAGACCTGCCCGGTAAATTTTTGGTGGATGTTCGAACACCTGAAGAGTTTGCCGAGGGGCATATCCAAGGGGCTTTGAACCTGGATTATTCGGCTTCCGGTTTTGTGGGGCAGTGGAAAGGTATAGACCGGGAAACGCCTGTTTACCTGTATTGCAGAACGGGTAAACGGAGTGCCAAAGCTTCTGAAATACTGGATTCACTCGGATTTGAAAAGATATACAATCTGAAAGGCGGATATCTTGCCTGGGACAAAGCACAAAAAAAGAAAGCACGAAACAAGTAA
- a CDS encoding SusC/RagA family TonB-linked outer membrane protein: MRTKLSGILTLFLALMVQIGLAQEKAVSGTVTDVRGMPLPGANVLIKGTNTGTQTDFDGNFTINVGEGETLAVSYIGMKTAEVVVGASSTINIELEEDAQALDEVVVTALGISREKKSLGYATQEVGGDQVNTAKETNFVNSLSGKVAGLSVKRSSTLGGSSNVVLRGYSSITGNNQALFVIDGTPISNSNTNTDNQRAGNGGYDYGNAAMDVNPEDIESINVLKGAAATALYGSRAANGAIIITTKKGKNRKGIGVTINSGITFGTYDKDTFTKYQKEYGAGYSKFYGDDGESYFNDFDIDGDGVKEQVVPFSEDASYGGPFDPNLMVYQWDAFYPESPNYMTATPWVAAENGPEFLFQTATTLTNSVSLAGGDEKGSFRLGYTNLNQEGLLPNSKLKRNTIDFNGSHSFTDKLTASVKATFTKTDGKGREGTGYNGRNILQSMRQWNQANVDFKDQREAYFATGRNVTWNYASINPQSDKYLFPLYTDNPYWERYENYQTDTRNRLFGNISLDYQVNDWISATARVSLDTYSDLREERIAVGSKDVSEYSRYNGNYTELNYDLLVNFKKDFSEKFNFNGTIGATKRTLKQDYITAETNGGLIIPGLYSLSNSVNLLEPPLEEHSELVADGYFTSLSFGYNDLLFLDLTGRIDKSSTLPTDDNTYFYPSASTAFLFSNLIDSNWLTFGKLRMNYAEVGNYAPPLSVYTVFDAPTNFRVPMFSSATYVNNRQLKNETTQSLEAGLEMAFFNRRLGFDFAAYKNNSKDQIQPVRVSDATGASFKWVNSGEIENKGLELNLYGSPIRTEDFEWKINVNWYKNQSEVVSLYEGVNNYEMASFQGGVSINATVGKQYGSIWGSNFVYLNGERVVDPESGAYLVDSTPQPIGNINPDWKGGVQNTLSYKNLSFSFLIDVQRGGDIFSLDSWYGHATGITPETAGLNDLGNPKRDPIVQNADGTYAANSGGIILPGVNPDGSPNTTRGSMEDYRNVLGYYANGTGGPNAAHIYDASYIKLREVTLSYSLPSKMLEKLPFQNVTLSAIGRNLWIIDKNIPYSDPEAGLSSGNWQGIQSAPMPTTKEYGFNVRLQF, from the coding sequence ATGAGAACAAAACTTAGCGGAATTTTGACGCTTTTTTTGGCGTTAATGGTGCAGATAGGTCTTGCACAGGAAAAAGCGGTTTCCGGAACGGTGACTGACGTGCGCGGTATGCCGTTGCCCGGAGCAAATGTTCTGATAAAAGGGACCAATACAGGGACCCAAACCGACTTTGACGGTAACTTTACCATCAACGTCGGCGAAGGAGAAACCCTTGCAGTCTCTTATATCGGTATGAAAACTGCCGAGGTGGTGGTTGGTGCTTCTTCTACCATAAATATAGAATTAGAAGAAGATGCCCAGGCGTTAGATGAAGTTGTGGTTACGGCTCTGGGGATTTCAAGAGAGAAAAAATCTCTTGGATACGCAACTCAGGAAGTAGGAGGAGATCAAGTAAATACAGCCAAAGAAACCAACTTTGTCAACTCTCTTTCAGGTAAAGTTGCCGGATTGAGTGTTAAAAGAAGTAGTACATTAGGAGGATCTTCAAACGTAGTATTACGCGGATATTCCTCAATTACCGGTAATAACCAGGCACTTTTTGTTATTGACGGTACTCCTATTAGTAACTCCAACACCAATACTGACAATCAAAGAGCCGGTAATGGAGGGTATGACTATGGTAATGCCGCAATGGATGTCAATCCCGAAGACATCGAAAGCATAAACGTACTTAAAGGTGCTGCCGCCACCGCCCTATATGGTTCAAGGGCTGCTAACGGTGCCATCATTATTACAACAAAAAAAGGTAAAAATCGTAAAGGCATAGGAGTGACTATTAATTCCGGAATCACTTTTGGCACTTATGACAAAGATACTTTTACCAAATATCAAAAAGAATACGGAGCGGGATATTCCAAATTCTATGGAGATGACGGAGAATCATATTTTAATGATTTTGATATTGATGGTGACGGAGTTAAAGAACAGGTGGTCCCTTTTAGTGAAGACGCATCTTACGGAGGTCCTTTCGATCCAAACTTAATGGTCTACCAATGGGATGCTTTTTATCCGGAATCTCCAAATTATATGACAGCCACTCCATGGGTTGCTGCAGAAAACGGCCCAGAATTTTTATTTCAAACTGCAACGACACTTACCAACAGCGTGTCATTGGCAGGAGGTGATGAAAAGGGATCATTTCGTCTGGGATACACCAACCTGAATCAAGAAGGTTTATTACCAAACAGTAAACTAAAAAGAAATACTATTGATTTCAATGGTTCTCATTCTTTTACAGACAAGCTCACAGCTTCTGTAAAGGCAACGTTTACTAAAACCGATGGTAAAGGGCGCGAAGGTACCGGGTATAACGGCCGAAACATTTTACAAAGCATGCGTCAGTGGAATCAGGCCAATGTAGACTTCAAAGACCAAAGAGAAGCATATTTTGCAACTGGTAGAAATGTCACATGGAACTATGCTTCTATTAACCCTCAAAGTGACAAATACCTTTTCCCTCTTTATACGGACAACCCTTATTGGGAACGTTACGAAAATTATCAAACGGACACCAGGAATAGATTGTTTGGTAATATTAGTTTGGATTATCAGGTAAATGACTGGATTTCTGCCACTGCCCGTGTTTCCTTAGACACATACAGCGACTTAAGAGAGGAAAGAATAGCTGTAGGAAGTAAAGATGTCTCAGAATATAGCAGGTACAATGGAAATTATACTGAATTAAACTATGATCTTTTAGTTAATTTCAAAAAGGATTTTAGTGAGAAATTTAACTTTAACGGGACTATAGGCGCCACCAAAAGGACTCTCAAACAAGATTATATTACAGCAGAGACAAACGGCGGCCTAATAATACCAGGGTTATATTCTTTATCCAATTCGGTAAACTTGTTAGAGCCACCACTAGAGGAACATTCGGAATTGGTAGCTGATGGCTACTTCACCAGCCTCTCTTTTGGTTATAACGATCTTCTGTTTTTAGATTTAACTGGGCGTATAGATAAATCCTCTACGCTGCCAACTGATGATAATACTTACTTCTATCCTTCTGCTTCTACAGCATTTTTATTCTCTAATCTGATAGATAGTAACTGGCTTACTTTTGGTAAACTAAGGATGAATTATGCTGAAGTTGGAAACTATGCTCCTCCTTTATCTGTTTATACGGTATTTGACGCTCCTACTAACTTCAGAGTACCCATGTTCTCTTCAGCTACCTATGTAAACAATAGACAGTTGAAAAATGAAACCACCCAAAGTTTAGAGGCAGGTCTGGAAATGGCATTCTTTAACAGACGTTTAGGATTTGATTTTGCAGCATATAAAAATAACTCCAAAGATCAGATCCAACCTGTTAGGGTTTCAGATGCTACAGGAGCTTCTTTCAAATGGGTCAATTCAGGAGAAATTGAAAACAAAGGACTGGAATTAAATTTATACGGTTCTCCTATAAGAACAGAAGACTTTGAATGGAAGATTAACGTTAACTGGTATAAAAACCAGAGTGAAGTAGTATCTCTGTATGAAGGAGTTAACAATTATGAAATGGCAAGTTTCCAGGGAGGAGTTTCTATCAACGCAACTGTAGGAAAGCAATACGGCTCAATCTGGGGATCAAACTTTGTGTACCTCAATGGAGAGCGTGTAGTTGATCCTGAATCCGGAGCATATTTGGTAGACAGCACTCCGCAACCTATCGGAAACATAAACCCAGACTGGAAAGGAGGGGTCCAAAACACCCTAAGCTATAAAAACCTTTCATTCAGCTTCCTCATTGATGTTCAAAGAGGTGGAGACATATTCTCTTTGGATTCGTGGTATGGTCATGCCACCGGTATAACCCCAGAAACAGCAGGGCTTAATGACCTTGGAAATCCAAAAAGAGACCCTATAGTTCAAAATGCTGACGGCACTTACGCTGCTAATAGCGGTGGTATTATTTTACCAGGTGTAAACCCCGACGGGTCCCCCAATACTACAAGAGGTAGCATGGAAGATTACAGAAATGTCTTGGGATATTATGCCAATGGTACAGGAGGACCAAATGCGGCCCACATTTATGATGCCAGTTACATAAAGTTAAGAGAGGTTACGCTTTCTTATTCTCTTCCATCTAAAATGCTGGAAAAGTTACCTTTCCAAAATGTTACACTTTCAGCTATAGGAAGAAACTTATGGATAATTGACAAGAACATTCCCTACTCCGACCCTGAAGCAGGTTTAAGTTCAGGGAACTGGCAAGGAATTCAGTCAGCTCCAATGCCTACAACTAAAGAGTATGGATTTAATGTCAGACTTCAATTCTAA
- a CDS encoding SusD/RagB family nutrient-binding outer membrane lipoprotein — protein sequence MKKLLYIFIIVFSISCSNMDDGLNTDSKKPQEVTAETLFPTATKALFDEMVHTSVNRSAFRFFAQYWTTTTYTDEANYNLRTRAVPESHWRELYRDVLKDLDEAATIVANTNDPKIAPEELANESAMIEILTIYAYHVLVDSFGDVPYTEALDLENNLTPVYDDDAEIYEDLIVRLDNAIASLNSEYTGFSDEDLIYGGNIELWKKFGNSLKLRIALRYADLDNAKAKTMAEEAVAAGVFTSNSDNATIQYEAGAPNTNPLWEDLVQSGRTDFVSANTIVDIMNDLEDPRRPIYFKQNLGEGVYEGGEFSAGGNTWGNSTQIGAIFDDPTLEGILFEYSEVEFLLAEAVERGYAVGGNAEEHYDNAVAASVEYWTGSSDEASDYLSNPDVAYSTAQGDWKEKIATQKWIALFNRPFEGWTTYRRLGFPELGITAQSKLPTPRRYTYPTAETSRNSDNYSAAASAMGGDELSTRIFWDVE from the coding sequence ATGAAAAAACTCTTATATATATTCATAATTGTATTTAGCATATCATGCTCAAATATGGATGATGGGCTAAATACAGATTCGAAAAAACCACAGGAAGTTACTGCGGAGACCTTATTCCCCACAGCAACTAAAGCCCTGTTTGATGAAATGGTACATACCAGTGTTAACAGAAGTGCTTTTAGATTTTTCGCACAGTACTGGACTACAACCACATATACGGACGAAGCGAACTACAACCTAAGAACACGGGCAGTTCCGGAAAGTCATTGGCGAGAACTTTATCGCGATGTTTTAAAAGACCTGGATGAGGCGGCTACAATAGTTGCGAATACCAATGACCCCAAAATAGCTCCTGAAGAATTAGCAAACGAATCTGCCATGATTGAAATTCTCACAATCTATGCATACCATGTACTTGTTGATTCCTTTGGAGATGTTCCTTACACAGAAGCCTTAGATCTTGAGAATAATTTAACTCCTGTTTATGATGATGATGCCGAGATTTATGAAGATTTGATTGTCCGTCTGGATAATGCAATAGCTTCTTTAAATTCAGAATATACCGGATTTTCAGATGAAGATCTTATATATGGCGGAAATATTGAACTGTGGAAAAAGTTTGGTAATTCTTTAAAATTACGTATTGCCCTCCGTTATGCCGATCTGGACAATGCCAAAGCAAAAACAATGGCAGAGGAAGCAGTTGCTGCTGGAGTTTTCACCTCGAATAGCGACAATGCAACAATTCAATATGAAGCTGGCGCTCCTAATACAAACCCATTATGGGAAGATCTCGTACAGAGTGGGAGAACAGATTTCGTATCTGCCAACACCATTGTTGATATTATGAATGATCTTGAAGACCCTAGGCGTCCCATTTATTTTAAACAGAATTTAGGTGAGGGTGTATATGAAGGAGGAGAATTTTCCGCCGGCGGAAATACCTGGGGTAACAGCACACAAATCGGGGCTATATTTGATGATCCCACACTTGAAGGAATCCTTTTCGAATACAGCGAGGTAGAATTCTTGCTCGCGGAAGCCGTAGAAAGAGGTTATGCAGTAGGAGGAAATGCCGAAGAGCACTACGATAATGCGGTTGCTGCATCTGTAGAATACTGGACGGGTTCATCTGATGAAGCATCCGATTATCTTTCTAATCCTGATGTAGCTTATTCTACAGCACAAGGTGATTGGAAAGAAAAGATAGCTACCCAAAAATGGATAGCACTTTTTAACAGACCGTTTGAAGGCTGGACTACATATAGAAGGTTAGGCTTTCCAGAGTTGGGAATCACAGCCCAATCTAAACTACCAACACCGCGTCGTTATACTTATCCTACTGCCGAAACCAGTCGTAATTCGGACAATTATTCAGCTGCAGCTTCCGCAATGGGAGGTGATGAGCTATCCACAAGAATCTTTTGGGACGTAGAATAA
- a CDS encoding M3 family metallopeptidase has protein sequence MHSTKELFNTPYGFAPFSKINPGDYLPLIKNEIENAKNEVDRITSNTEAPTFENTIAAMDYAGEFLDRITSMFFNLNSAETNEEIQKLAREVSPLLAEFGNDIRLNKELFKRIETVYHQRENLDLNTEQQTLLEKRYKSFARNGAALPEEKQKQLRDIDKQLSSLSLKFGENVLAETNKFELHLTDEKDISGLPEGAIEAARNLAESKDREGWLFTLDYPSFLPFMTYADNRELRKKMLLASGSKAFHGDDLDNRDIVLKIARLRFERANLLGYKTHAHFVLEERMAETPQKVNDFLNELLEKAKPAAQKEFEQLQEFAREQDGIDQLQKWDGAYYTEKLKQKLFDLDDEKLKPYFKLENVINGAFTVANRLYDLNFEEVHDIDKYHEEVKTYKVTDNEGKLVALFYGDFFPRPGKRNGAWMTPYKSQYIKNGVNERPHISIVCNFTKPTKTRPSLLTFNEVTTLFHEFGHALHGMLANTTYPSLSGTSVYWDFVELPSQVLENWCYEKEALQLFAKHYETGEDLPMEFIQKIKDSSSFMEGIQTLRQLSFGLLDMSWHGVDPTSITDVKENEMKTFAVTSLYPETPETCMSTAFSHIFQGGYSSGYYSYKWAEVLDADAFELFKEKGIFNKEVANKFKDNVLSKGGTENPMILYKRFRGQEPKPDALLRRAGLLEKVS, from the coding sequence ATGCACAGCACCAAAGAATTATTCAATACTCCCTACGGCTTTGCTCCCTTTAGCAAAATAAACCCCGGAGATTACTTACCGCTTATTAAAAATGAAATCGAAAATGCCAAAAATGAAGTCGACCGGATCACTTCCAACACTGAAGCACCGACTTTTGAGAACACCATCGCGGCCATGGACTATGCCGGTGAGTTCCTCGACAGGATTACCAGCATGTTCTTTAACCTCAACAGTGCCGAGACCAACGAGGAAATCCAGAAACTCGCCCGGGAGGTTTCCCCCCTGCTGGCGGAATTCGGGAATGACATACGCCTCAACAAGGAACTCTTTAAACGCATAGAAACCGTTTACCACCAAAGGGAAAATCTTGATCTCAATACTGAACAACAGACACTGCTTGAAAAGCGCTATAAAAGTTTTGCACGAAACGGTGCCGCACTTCCCGAAGAAAAGCAAAAACAACTCCGGGACATTGACAAGCAGCTCTCCTCTCTGAGCCTTAAATTCGGGGAAAACGTCCTTGCGGAAACCAACAAGTTCGAACTGCACCTCACCGATGAAAAAGATATTTCCGGGCTTCCGGAAGGAGCAATCGAAGCAGCCAGAAACCTTGCGGAAAGTAAAGACAGGGAAGGCTGGCTGTTCACACTCGATTACCCCAGTTTTCTCCCCTTCATGACCTATGCGGACAATCGCGAGCTTCGTAAAAAAATGTTACTGGCCTCAGGAAGCAAGGCCTTTCATGGCGATGACCTGGACAACCGGGACATTGTACTGAAAATTGCCCGGCTTCGTTTCGAAAGGGCTAATCTCCTCGGTTATAAAACCCACGCGCATTTCGTCCTGGAAGAACGCATGGCCGAAACCCCTCAAAAGGTAAACGATTTTCTCAATGAACTCCTCGAAAAAGCAAAACCCGCGGCTCAAAAGGAATTTGAACAACTACAGGAATTTGCCCGTGAACAGGACGGCATAGACCAGTTACAAAAATGGGACGGCGCCTATTACACTGAAAAACTCAAACAAAAGCTTTTTGATCTCGACGACGAAAAGCTAAAGCCATATTTCAAGCTGGAAAATGTAATCAACGGGGCATTTACCGTCGCCAACAGGCTTTATGACCTCAATTTTGAAGAAGTTCACGATATCGACAAATACCATGAAGAAGTCAAAACCTATAAAGTGACCGATAACGAAGGTAAGCTTGTTGCCCTTTTCTACGGCGACTTTTTCCCCCGGCCCGGCAAACGTAACGGGGCGTGGATGACCCCTTACAAATCACAATACATTAAAAACGGGGTGAACGAACGCCCGCACATCTCCATCGTGTGTAATTTTACGAAACCCACAAAAACCAGGCCTTCACTCCTTACTTTTAACGAGGTGACCACACTGTTCCATGAATTCGGACACGCCCTTCACGGTATGCTGGCCAATACCACCTACCCTTCCCTGAGCGGTACCAGCGTATACTGGGATTTTGTAGAGCTCCCCAGCCAGGTCCTCGAAAACTGGTGTTATGAAAAAGAAGCTTTGCAACTCTTTGCCAAACACTACGAAACCGGGGAAGACCTTCCTATGGAATTCATACAGAAAATCAAAGATTCGTCCAGCTTTATGGAAGGCATACAAACTTTACGACAACTGAGTTTCGGCCTGCTGGACATGAGCTGGCACGGCGTAGACCCCACATCGATCACCGATGTAAAAGAAAATGAAATGAAAACCTTCGCCGTGACCAGTCTTTACCCGGAAACACCGGAAACCTGTATGAGTACCGCTTTCTCCCACATATTCCAGGGCGGATATTCTTCCGGATATTACAGTTACAAATGGGCAGAAGTACTCGATGCCGACGCCTTTGAACTTTTTAAGGAAAAGGGGATTTTTAATAAAGAAGTTGCAAACAAATTCAAAGACAACGTCCTTTCCAAAGGCGGAACGGAAAACCCCATGATCCTTTATAAGCGTTTCAGGGGACAGGAACCCAAACCGGATGCCCTGCTCCGGAGAGCCGGTTTACTGGAAAAGGTCTCCTGA
- a CDS encoding 3-oxoacyl-ACP synthase III family protein, whose product MNIKIAGTGCYIPPEIELNADFGQHEFLDADGIQLDHPNQVIIDKFREITGIRERRYAKENQNTSDLAFFAAEKAIQDAKTDPETLDYIIVAHNFGDVKYGTIQADTVPCLAARVKHFLRIQNPKCVAYDLLFGCPGWIEGIVQAQAYIKCKMAKKCLVIGAETLSRVIDKHDRDSMIFSDGAGAAVIEATENDEGILACESATYTRDEINYLYYGNSHNKNLCKNTRYIKMNGRKIYEFACTYVPEAMKKCLDKSGVPIGDVKKIFMHQANEKMDEAIVKRFFRLYKKEVPEGIMPMNIQKMGNSSVATIPTLLDMVKKGEIENQSVNKGDVVIFASVGAGMNINAVVYKC is encoded by the coding sequence ATGAATATTAAGATTGCGGGTACAGGATGCTATATTCCGCCCGAAATAGAGCTGAATGCCGATTTTGGTCAACACGAATTCCTGGATGCCGACGGAATCCAGCTGGATCATCCGAACCAGGTTATTATTGACAAATTCAGGGAAATAACCGGTATTCGCGAAAGGCGGTATGCCAAAGAAAATCAAAACACTTCCGATCTCGCTTTCTTCGCTGCAGAAAAGGCCATACAAGATGCAAAAACAGATCCCGAAACACTCGATTACATTATTGTAGCCCACAATTTCGGGGATGTAAAATACGGTACCATTCAGGCAGACACTGTTCCTTGCCTCGCCGCGCGGGTAAAACACTTTCTCCGGATACAGAATCCGAAATGTGTGGCCTACGACCTTCTTTTCGGTTGCCCCGGATGGATAGAGGGAATTGTTCAGGCACAAGCCTACATTAAGTGTAAAATGGCCAAAAAATGCCTGGTGATCGGTGCGGAAACCTTGTCACGGGTTATCGATAAACACGACAGGGATTCCATGATATTTTCCGATGGTGCGGGAGCCGCCGTTATAGAAGCCACCGAAAATGACGAAGGAATCCTGGCCTGCGAATCCGCCACCTATACCAGGGACGAAATAAATTACCTTTATTACGGCAATTCCCACAATAAAAACCTTTGCAAAAACACCAGGTACATCAAGATGAACGGCAGAAAAATATATGAATTTGCCTGCACCTACGTACCGGAGGCCATGAAAAAATGCCTGGACAAAAGCGGTGTCCCCATAGGCGATGTCAAGAAAATATTTATGCACCAGGCCAATGAAAAAATGGACGAAGCCATTGTAAAACGTTTTTTCAGGCTTTACAAAAAAGAGGTTCCCGAAGGCATCATGCCCATGAACATCCAGAAGATGGGCAACAGCTCCGTGGCCACCATCCCCACCCTGCTGGATATG